From a single Nostoc edaphicum CCNP1411 genomic region:
- a CDS encoding Uma2 family endonuclease: MTATLPASVESEIFYPSADGQPVAETYDHLYALLTTLEVLKQYLANRQATVLGNQFLYYAQGFPKLRVAPDVMVIFDVTPGGRDNYKIWEEGQVPTVIFEMTSFGTKGQDEIFKKTLYEQLGVKEYWLFDPKGEWVEQQLRGYRLRGEIYEPIEDGRSEPLQLRLLVEGRLIGFYRENNGEKLLIPNELAEALRQEVLARQQAEELVEQERQRAEQERQRAEQAELQIEQLKARLRSLNIDPDTIQ; encoded by the coding sequence ATGACGGCTACTTTACCTGCTAGTGTCGAATCAGAAATCTTCTACCCCAGTGCTGATGGTCAACCAGTGGCAGAAACCTACGACCACCTTTATGCCTTACTAACTACCTTAGAAGTTCTGAAACAGTATTTGGCAAATCGTCAGGCAACAGTATTAGGAAATCAATTTCTTTACTATGCACAAGGTTTTCCGAAGTTGCGGGTAGCCCCAGATGTGATGGTGATTTTTGATGTTACACCCGGCGGTCGGGACAACTATAAAATCTGGGAAGAGGGTCAAGTACCCACAGTTATTTTTGAGATGACATCCTTTGGAACCAAGGGACAAGACGAAATCTTCAAAAAGACCCTCTATGAGCAGCTAGGTGTCAAGGAATACTGGCTATTTGACCCTAAAGGCGAGTGGGTAGAACAACAGTTACGTGGCTATCGCTTGCGGGGAGAAATCTACGAACCTATAGAGGATGGACGCAGTGAACCGTTACAACTACGTTTGCTGGTTGAGGGAAGACTAATTGGGTTTTATCGAGAAAATAACGGGGAAAAATTACTCATCCCCAATGAACTGGCAGAAGCTTTACGACAGGAAGTTTTAGCAAGACAGCAAGCAGAAGAACTGGTAGAACAGGAACGTCAACGAGCCGAACAGGAACGTCAACGAGCAGAACAGGCAGAATTGCAAATAGAACAATTAAAGGCGAGGCTGCGATCGCTCAATATAGATCCCGATACTATTCAGTAA
- a CDS encoding Maf family protein — translation MKIPPFVLASASPARRRLLQTVGIEPIVQPSDFDESQIELSEPAELVKTLAQYKAETVVPQFESALIMGCDSVLSMNGEIYGKPADASEAIARWQIMQGNFGDLYTGHALIDPGQNHTLVKSQVTRVYFAQMSDRAIEAYVATGEPLKCAGAFAIEGFGSFFVEKIEGCHTNVIGLSLPLLRQMLSELEYDVTDFWQ, via the coding sequence ATGAAAATTCCACCTTTTGTACTTGCTTCAGCTTCCCCAGCCCGACGCCGCTTGCTGCAAACTGTTGGTATTGAACCGATAGTTCAACCTAGTGACTTTGATGAGTCGCAAATTGAACTCAGTGAACCAGCAGAATTGGTCAAAACTCTTGCCCAGTACAAAGCGGAAACTGTAGTACCGCAGTTTGAATCGGCTTTGATTATGGGTTGTGATTCAGTTTTGTCCATGAATGGTGAAATTTACGGCAAACCAGCAGATGCTTCTGAAGCGATCGCCCGTTGGCAGATAATGCAAGGTAACTTTGGCGACTTGTACACAGGTCACGCCTTAATTGACCCTGGACAAAACCATACTTTAGTCAAGTCTCAAGTCACAAGAGTTTACTTTGCTCAAATGAGCGATCGCGCCATTGAAGCTTATGTTGCTACAGGTGAACCCCTCAAGTGTGCTGGGGCCTTTGCAATTGAAGGTTTTGGTAGTTTCTTCGTAGAAAAAATTGAAGGCTGTCACACCAATGTCATTGGACTCAGTTTACCCCTGCTGCGGCAGATGCTAAGTGAATTGGAATACGATGTCACTGATTTCTGGCAATAG
- a CDS encoding form I ribulose bisphosphate carboxylase large subunit — translation MSYAQTKTQSKSGYQAGVKDYRLTYYTPDYTPKDTDLLAAFRMTPQPGVPPEEAGAAVAAESSTGTWTTVWTDLLTDLDRYKGRCYDIEPVPGEDNQYICYVAYPLDLFEEGSVTNVLTSIVGNVFGFKALRALRLEDIRFPVAYIKTFQGPPHGIQVERDKLNKYGRPLLGCTIKPKLGLSAKNYGRAVYECLRGGLDFTKDDENINSAPFQRWRDRFLFVAEAISKAQAETGEIKGHYLNVTAPTCEQMLQRAEYAKELKQPIIMHDYLTAGFTANTTLARWCRDNGILLHIHRAMHAVIDRQKNHGIHFRVLAKALRLSGGDHIHTGTVVGKLEGERGITMGFVDLLRENYIEQDKSRGIYFTQDWASLPGVMAVASGGIHVWHMPALVEIFGDDSVLQFGGGTLGHPWGNAPGATANRVALEAVVQARNEGRNLAREGNDIIREAAKWSPELAVACELWKEIKFEFEAMDTV, via the coding sequence ATGTCTTACGCTCAAACGAAGACTCAGAGCAAGTCTGGGTATCAAGCCGGGGTTAAAGATTACAGACTAACTTATTACACACCCGATTACACACCAAAAGATACCGATCTTCTAGCTGCGTTCCGCATGACACCTCAGCCTGGTGTTCCTCCCGAAGAAGCAGGTGCGGCTGTTGCGGCTGAATCTTCCACAGGTACTTGGACAACTGTGTGGACAGATTTGCTCACCGACCTCGATCGCTACAAAGGTCGTTGCTATGACATCGAACCAGTTCCCGGCGAAGACAACCAGTACATTTGTTACGTTGCCTATCCTTTGGACTTGTTTGAAGAAGGTTCTGTAACCAACGTATTGACCTCAATTGTAGGTAACGTATTTGGTTTCAAAGCTCTACGGGCACTACGTCTAGAAGACATCCGTTTCCCAGTAGCTTACATCAAGACCTTCCAAGGGCCTCCTCACGGTATCCAAGTTGAGCGCGACAAGTTAAACAAATACGGTCGTCCTTTACTGGGTTGTACCATTAAGCCCAAATTGGGTCTTTCCGCTAAGAACTACGGACGCGCTGTATACGAGTGCTTACGCGGTGGTTTGGACTTCACCAAAGACGACGAAAACATCAACTCCGCACCATTCCAAAGATGGCGCGATCGCTTCTTGTTCGTAGCTGAAGCTATCAGCAAAGCTCAAGCAGAAACCGGTGAAATCAAAGGTCACTACCTCAACGTCACCGCCCCCACCTGTGAACAAATGTTGCAACGGGCTGAGTACGCTAAAGAACTCAAGCAGCCCATCATCATGCATGACTACCTCACCGCAGGTTTCACCGCCAACACCACATTGGCTCGTTGGTGCCGCGACAACGGTATCTTGCTACACATTCACCGTGCTATGCACGCTGTAATTGACCGTCAAAAGAACCACGGTATCCACTTCCGTGTATTGGCTAAAGCCCTACGTTTGTCTGGTGGTGATCACATCCACACCGGTACAGTAGTTGGTAAGTTGGAAGGTGAGCGCGGCATCACAATGGGCTTCGTTGACCTGTTGCGTGAAAACTACATTGAGCAAGACAAGTCTCGTGGTATTTACTTTACCCAAGACTGGGCTTCTCTACCTGGTGTAATGGCAGTTGCTTCTGGTGGTATCCACGTATGGCACATGCCCGCGCTAGTAGAAATCTTTGGTGATGACTCCGTACTACAATTCGGTGGTGGTACTCTGGGACACCCTTGGGGTAACGCTCCTGGTGCAACCGCTAACCGCGTCGCCTTAGAAGCTGTTGTTCAAGCTCGTAACGAAGGCCGCAACTTGGCTCGTGAAGGTAACGATATCATCCGCGAAGCTGCCAAGTGGTCTCCTGAACTAGCTGTTGCTTGCGAACTATGGAAAGAAATCAAGTTCGAGTTTGAAGCAATGGATACCGTCTGA
- the devC gene encoding ABC transporter permease DevC — translation MNQKIPLSWLQLTREKTRLAVALAGISFADILMFMQLGFRDALYYSNVRFHNSLQGDIVLINSQSSAVLAMRSFSQRRLYKALELPAVQSVHPIYLDFTIWKNPVTGRPRSILIFGMNPENNLVNLPGVQENLDKLKLPDVVLFDRSSRVEYGPIAANYDQGKTVTSEVRRRRIKVEGLFTLGASFGADGNLITSDINFLRIFNNRQQGLIDIGLIRLKPGANATVVAQELRKYLPNEVNVLTKQEFIDFERNYWANSTAIGFIFTLGTVMGFIVGTVIVYQILYTEVADHLSEYATLKAIGYTQNYLLTVILQEALLLAVLGYVPGIIFTLFMYDSARKATLLPVFMSFDRAVMVLILTILMCVISGAIAVRKLRSADPADIF, via the coding sequence ATGAATCAGAAAATACCTCTGTCGTGGCTACAACTGACAAGGGAAAAAACTCGCCTAGCAGTGGCTTTAGCAGGAATTTCTTTTGCTGATATTTTAATGTTTATGCAACTCGGCTTCCGGGATGCTCTGTATTATAGTAACGTTCGATTTCATAATAGCTTGCAAGGCGATATTGTTTTAATTAACAGTCAATCTAGCGCTGTCCTGGCGATGAGAAGCTTTTCTCAACGACGCTTATATAAAGCTTTAGAGTTACCCGCAGTCCAATCAGTACATCCAATATATTTGGACTTTACAATCTGGAAAAATCCTGTAACAGGCCGTCCTCGGAGTATCCTGATATTTGGAATGAACCCAGAAAATAATCTAGTTAACTTACCTGGAGTTCAGGAAAATTTAGATAAACTTAAACTACCTGATGTAGTTCTATTTGACCGTTCTTCTAGGGTGGAGTATGGCCCAATTGCTGCTAATTATGATCAAGGAAAGACTGTAACATCAGAAGTACGAAGGCGGCGAATTAAAGTAGAAGGATTATTTACATTAGGTGCATCCTTTGGCGCAGATGGTAATTTAATTACAAGTGATATCAACTTTCTGCGAATATTCAACAATCGTCAACAAGGATTGATTGATATTGGTTTAATTAGATTAAAACCGGGAGCGAATGCTACAGTTGTCGCCCAAGAATTACGAAAGTATTTACCTAACGAGGTCAATGTTTTAACTAAGCAAGAATTTATTGATTTTGAGCGGAATTATTGGGCAAATAGTACAGCTATTGGATTTATTTTCACATTAGGAACTGTCATGGGTTTCATTGTGGGGACTGTGATTGTTTATCAAATTCTTTATACGGAAGTTGCAGATCACTTATCTGAATACGCTACTCTCAAGGCAATAGGCTATACACAAAACTATTTATTAACAGTCATTCTTCAGGAAGCTTTGCTATTAGCAGTTTTAGGATATGTCCCTGGAATAATATTTACTTTGTTTATGTATGATAGTGCTAGAAAAGCAACACTTTTACCAGTTTTTATGAGTTTTGATAGAGCAGTAATGGTATTGATTTTGACTATACTAATGTGTGTAATTTCCGGTGCGATCGCAGTCCGAAAATTACGTTCTGCCGATCCAGCAGATATCTTTTAA
- the psbP gene encoding photosystem II reaction center PsbP: MLKRIVLILLLVLSFSLSNSDVAVASGLKSFVDSSDGYQFLYPNGWLPVKVANGPDVVFHDLIEVSENVSVVISPVPEGKTLSELGTPTEVGYKLGKAALAPPDSGRSAELVNAAEREVDGKTYYLLEYEVKLPNQQQRHNIASVAVSRGKLFTFNASIPEKRWQKVKRMIDEVVNSFSVY; this comes from the coding sequence ATGTTGAAACGAATTGTATTAATTTTGCTATTGGTGTTGAGCTTCAGTCTGAGTAATTCTGATGTAGCGGTTGCATCTGGACTCAAAAGCTTTGTAGACAGTAGTGATGGCTATCAGTTTTTATATCCTAACGGCTGGCTGCCAGTTAAAGTTGCCAATGGGCCAGATGTGGTTTTCCACGATTTGATTGAGGTGTCTGAAAATGTTTCGGTTGTAATTAGCCCAGTTCCAGAAGGCAAAACTTTGTCAGAATTGGGAACCCCAACAGAAGTAGGATACAAATTAGGAAAAGCGGCTCTCGCGCCTCCTGACTCTGGTCGTTCGGCTGAATTAGTCAATGCCGCAGAGCGAGAAGTAGACGGTAAAACATATTACCTTTTAGAGTATGAAGTTAAACTCCCCAATCAACAGCAACGACACAACATCGCCAGTGTTGCTGTGAGCCGTGGTAAACTTTTTACCTTCAATGCCTCAATTCCTGAAAAACGCTGGCAGAAAGTTAAACGGATGATTGATGAGGTTGTCAATTCTTTTTCTGTCTATTAA
- a CDS encoding GDSL-type esterase/lipase family protein, whose amino-acid sequence MLKEVRICFVGDSFVNGTGDPECLGWTGRICANANKKGYDITYYNLGIRRDTSTDIAKRWLQEVSLRLPKEYDGRVIFSFGLNDTTVENGKTRVDFTDSIKNTREILSEAKSLYPILMVGLAPYEEREDPVRKQRTTDLSKQFALICRELNVPYLDVFLILEKSNIWINEAKANDGVHPQAGGYAEFAQIVENWGAWLNWFPHNIPL is encoded by the coding sequence ATGCTAAAAGAAGTAAGAATTTGTTTTGTTGGTGACTCTTTTGTTAATGGTACTGGCGATCCTGAATGTCTTGGTTGGACAGGTAGAATATGCGCTAATGCTAATAAAAAAGGTTATGACATTACCTACTATAATTTAGGAATTAGGCGAGATACCAGTACCGATATCGCAAAGCGTTGGTTACAGGAAGTATCACTTCGCTTACCCAAAGAATATGATGGCAGAGTTATATTTTCCTTTGGATTAAATGACACAACAGTAGAAAACGGTAAAACTCGTGTAGATTTTACAGATTCTATCAAAAATACCCGTGAAATTTTAAGTGAAGCAAAATCCTTGTATCCTATTTTGATGGTTGGATTAGCACCATACGAAGAACGAGAAGACCCAGTAAGAAAGCAGAGAACTACTGATTTATCTAAACAGTTTGCTTTAATTTGTAGGGAATTAAATGTACCTTATTTAGATGTTTTTCTGATATTAGAAAAATCAAACATCTGGATAAATGAAGCAAAAGCTAATGATGGTGTTCATCCGCAAGCAGGCGGATATGCAGAATTTGCCCAAATTGTAGAAAATTGGGGCGCTTGGCTAAATTGGTTTCCCCATAACATTCCTCTATAA
- a CDS encoding phycocyanobilin:ferredoxin oxidoreductase, which translates to MSFTSMPSLREQQHPLIRQLADCIEAAWHQHLDLSPYHLPDELGYVEGRLEGEKLTIENRCYQTPQFRKMHLELAKIGNMLDILHCVMFPRPEYNLPMFGCDLVGGRGQISAAIADLSPIQLERTLPESYTSALTQLTVLNFSQPRELPEWGNIFSDFCIFVRPSSPEEEAMFLSRVREFLDIHCTQAIASHPVSVEQVTQNLAGQHNYCTKQQQNDKTRRVLEKAFGPAWAENYMTTVLFDLPT; encoded by the coding sequence ATGTCATTTACTTCTATGCCCTCGCTGCGTGAGCAACAACATCCCCTAATTCGTCAGCTAGCTGATTGTATTGAGGCAGCTTGGCATCAGCACCTGGATTTATCGCCCTACCATTTGCCTGATGAGTTGGGGTATGTGGAAGGTAGACTAGAAGGCGAAAAACTGACGATTGAAAACCGCTGCTATCAAACGCCCCAGTTTCGGAAAATGCATTTGGAACTGGCAAAAATTGGAAATATGCTGGATATTTTGCACTGCGTCATGTTTCCCCGTCCAGAATACAACCTGCCGATGTTTGGTTGTGATTTAGTTGGGGGTAGAGGTCAAATTAGTGCAGCGATCGCAGACCTTTCTCCGATTCAATTAGAGCGTACCTTACCAGAATCGTATACTTCTGCACTGACACAGCTAACGGTGCTTAACTTTTCCCAACCCCGTGAATTACCAGAATGGGGAAATATTTTTTCGGATTTTTGCATTTTTGTGCGCCCCAGTTCTCCTGAAGAAGAAGCAATGTTTCTGTCGCGGGTGCGAGAATTTTTAGACATTCATTGTACCCAAGCGATCGCCTCACATCCTGTTTCAGTTGAACAAGTCACCCAAAATCTTGCCGGACAACACAACTATTGCACCAAACAGCAACAAAACGATAAAACCCGTCGTGTACTAGAAAAAGCCTTTGGCCCAGCTTGGGCAGAAAATTACATGACCACAGTTTTATTCGACCTCCCAACTTAA
- a CDS encoding DevA family ABC transporter ATP-binding protein, with protein sequence MEKEPVIAIKNLNHYYGKGALRKQILFDINLEIYPGEIVIMTGPSGSGKTTLLSLIGGLRSVQEGSLKFLGEELVGVSQNKLVQMRRNIGYIFQAHNLLGFLTAKQNVQMAVELNDNISQTEAVAKSKAMLGSVGLEERVDYYPDNLSGGQKQRIAIARALVNRPPLVLADEPTAALDKQSGRDVVEIMQSLAKNQGTTILLVTHDNRILDIADRIVEMEDGLLTRNSPNTVIQ encoded by the coding sequence ATGGAAAAAGAACCTGTAATCGCCATAAAAAATCTCAACCACTACTATGGCAAAGGCGCACTGAGAAAACAGATATTGTTTGACATTAACCTAGAAATTTATCCAGGTGAAATTGTCATTATGACTGGCCCATCAGGTTCAGGTAAAACCACATTACTCAGCTTAATTGGTGGTTTACGGTCTGTACAAGAGGGAAGTTTAAAATTTTTAGGTGAAGAACTCGTTGGCGTCAGTCAAAACAAATTGGTACAAATGCGACGCAACATTGGTTATATTTTCCAAGCTCACAATTTGCTAGGTTTCTTAACTGCGAAGCAAAATGTGCAAATGGCAGTAGAGTTGAATGATAATATTTCTCAAACAGAAGCAGTGGCTAAATCAAAAGCCATGCTGGGTTCTGTTGGTCTAGAAGAACGAGTTGATTACTACCCAGACAATCTTTCTGGTGGACAAAAACAAAGAATTGCGATCGCTCGCGCCCTAGTAAATCGTCCCCCACTAGTGCTAGCAGACGAACCAACAGCCGCATTAGATAAACAATCAGGACGCGATGTCGTAGAAATAATGCAGAGTCTAGCCAAAAATCAGGGAACTACTATCTTATTAGTGACACACGACAACCGCATTTTAGACATAGCCGATCGCATCGTAGAAATGGAAGATGGTCTTTTAACCCGTAATTCCCCAAATACAGTTATTCAGTAA
- a CDS encoding DUF4336 domain-containing protein yields the protein MLKAIDTDLWVAEQPLKYFGLEVGTRMTVIRLTSGKLMVISPIGMDDATINELNQLGEVIYIVAPNLYHHLFVADFKLCYPRAKLWVVSGLERKRPDLQIDQIISDRNIHLIDGVEYLLVEGFNTLDTSGCSPLNECVFFHVKSRTLIVTDTVFHFDAQCSPSTRLIAKLIGGYNQLRPSLLEKFATQDKVKVKSSIKQLLTWDFERVIMAHGSIIEQDGKSQLKAGYEWFLEISL from the coding sequence ATGCTTAAAGCAATTGATACTGACCTTTGGGTTGCTGAACAACCCCTAAAATATTTTGGCTTGGAAGTAGGGACGAGGATGACTGTGATTCGTCTAACCAGTGGCAAATTAATGGTGATCTCACCTATTGGCATGGATGACGCAACTATCAATGAGCTAAATCAATTGGGAGAAGTTATTTACATTGTCGCCCCCAACTTGTATCATCATCTATTTGTTGCTGACTTCAAGCTGTGCTATCCTCGTGCCAAACTATGGGTAGTATCTGGTCTAGAGCGCAAACGACCAGATTTGCAAATCGACCAGATTATTAGCGATCGCAACATTCACCTAATTGATGGAGTTGAATATTTATTAGTAGAAGGATTCAACACATTGGATACTAGTGGATGTTCACCGCTCAATGAATGCGTCTTTTTTCATGTCAAAAGCCGAACTTTGATTGTCACTGACACAGTTTTCCATTTTGATGCTCAATGTTCGCCAAGCACAAGGTTAATAGCCAAACTTATAGGTGGTTACAACCAACTTCGTCCATCGTTATTGGAGAAATTTGCAACTCAGGATAAAGTCAAAGTTAAATCGTCAATTAAACAGCTTCTCACTTGGGATTTTGAACGAGTAATCATGGCGCATGGCAGCATAATTGAACAAGATGGTAAATCTCAGTTGAAAGCAGGTTATGAGTGGTTTTTAGAAATCTCTTTGTAG
- a CDS encoding HlyD family efflux transporter periplasmic adaptor subunit, which produces MSRVTEKPKPSEQALNQEQPKIWWGIAVAVPIVIAAGILGTAKIEQLRKLTTSAPVMPSTNSISAVGRLEPRGEVVKLSAPSSGLAPSSRIQQLLVREGEQVKQGQILAILDNRDTQIAGLEEAKAKVQEARANLAQVRAGSPRDIQAQRAVIARLQAQLIGERNAQQAAIARIAAQLSGDKLVQQATVNRLEAELSGQRDALRATITRIQAEQRNAQVDAGRYDFLYREGAISQQERDRRRLSAVTANQQVVESQATLKQTLATLRQQLAEARANQIQNLAVLQQQLIEAKVNRDKTVATLQRQIDEEKAKLSRIVDVSPTDVQVAQAQVSNALANVRKAEAELRLSYVQAPIAGEILKVYSKSGEAIGANGIAEIGQTSQMFVIAEVAEDSIGKVRIGQNATISSDNGAFSGELKGTVTEIGRKIGKKDVLNTDPAADVDARVVEVKIALPPEDSEKVSGLTYAKVVVEINN; this is translated from the coding sequence ATGTCAAGGGTGACTGAAAAGCCAAAGCCAAGTGAGCAGGCACTTAACCAAGAACAACCTAAGATTTGGTGGGGCATCGCTGTAGCTGTGCCTATAGTAATCGCCGCTGGGATACTAGGTACAGCTAAAATCGAGCAGCTGAGAAAACTAACTACATCTGCCCCTGTAATGCCATCTACCAATAGCATTAGTGCTGTAGGGCGTTTGGAACCGCGAGGTGAAGTTGTTAAATTGTCCGCCCCATCATCAGGATTAGCACCATCGTCACGAATTCAGCAACTTTTGGTGAGAGAGGGTGAACAGGTAAAGCAAGGTCAAATTTTGGCAATTTTGGATAACCGTGATACCCAAATAGCCGGACTAGAAGAAGCAAAAGCCAAAGTGCAAGAAGCCCGTGCGAATTTAGCGCAAGTTAGGGCTGGATCTCCAAGAGATATTCAAGCCCAAAGAGCAGTTATTGCTCGCCTACAAGCGCAGTTAATTGGCGAAAGGAATGCTCAACAAGCTGCGATCGCCCGGATTGCAGCTCAGTTAAGTGGTGATAAACTTGTCCAACAAGCAACCGTGAATCGCCTAGAAGCTGAACTTAGTGGGCAAAGAGATGCTCTAAGAGCGACTATTACACGTATCCAAGCCGAACAGCGCAATGCCCAAGTTGATGCTGGACGCTATGATTTTTTATACAGAGAAGGTGCTATTTCTCAACAAGAGCGGGACAGAAGACGCTTGAGTGCAGTAACAGCTAATCAGCAGGTTGTTGAAAGCCAAGCTACGCTCAAGCAGACATTGGCAACCCTGCGACAGCAACTTGCTGAGGCTAGAGCTAACCAAATACAAAATTTAGCAGTTTTGCAACAGCAGCTCATCGAAGCCAAAGTTAACCGCGATAAAACTGTAGCAACTTTGCAAAGACAAATCGATGAAGAAAAGGCCAAACTGAGCAGAATTGTGGACGTTAGTCCTACCGATGTGCAAGTAGCGCAAGCCCAAGTTAGTAATGCCCTCGCAAATGTTAGAAAAGCCGAAGCAGAACTGAGATTGAGCTACGTTCAAGCACCAATAGCCGGAGAGATTCTAAAGGTTTACAGCAAGTCAGGCGAAGCGATTGGTGCCAATGGCATTGCTGAAATTGGACAAACCAGCCAAATGTTTGTGATTGCTGAAGTCGCCGAAGACAGTATTGGTAAAGTGCGTATTGGTCAAAACGCCACTATCAGCAGCGACAATGGAGCATTTAGCGGCGAATTAAAAGGAACTGTCACTGAAATTGGTAGAAAAATTGGTAAAAAAGATGTGCTGAATACAGATCCAGCAGCAGATGTGGATGCCAGAGTCGTAGAAGTTAAAATTGCTCTACCTCCAGAAGATAGTGAGAAAGTTTCTGGTTTGACTTACGCCAAAGTTGTTGTCGAAATTAATAACTAA
- a CDS encoding ribulose bisphosphate carboxylase small subunit has translation MQTLPKERRYETLSYLPPLSDAQIAKQVQYILNQGYIPAIEFNETSEPTELYWTMWKLPLFGAKSTQEVLSEVQGCRSQFNNSYIRVVGFDNIKQCQVLSFLVHKPNRY, from the coding sequence ATGCAAACTTTACCAAAAGAGCGTCGTTACGAAACCCTTTCTTATCTTCCCCCTCTGTCTGATGCTCAAATCGCTAAACAAGTCCAGTACATCTTGAATCAAGGTTACATTCCTGCGATCGAGTTTAACGAAACTTCTGAGCCAACAGAATTATATTGGACAATGTGGAAGTTGCCTTTGTTCGGTGCTAAATCCACTCAAGAAGTATTGAGCGAAGTTCAAGGATGCCGTTCTCAATTCAACAACAGCTATATCCGTGTTGTAGGTTTTGACAACATCAAGCAGTGCCAAGTTCTCAGCTTTCTTGTTCACAAACCAAACAGATACTAA
- a CDS encoding HAD family hydrolase has protein sequence MSRHQSVPALSEISSTSFSNIRLIATDMDGTLTRRGKFTPALLQALEDLAADDIKVLIVTGRSAGWVSGLSSLMPVAGAMAENGGLYFPPGNHKPVVLTPIPDLVKHRQQLATTFENLQTKFPQIQESADNRFRITDWTFDVAGLLQDELQTLDNLCQQMGWGFTYSNVQCHIKPQGQDKAVGLLQVLREYLPQYSSEEIVTVGDSPNDESLFDRRYFPVSVGVANVLEYVNQLKYQPAYITNAAEGEGFCELSSYILKSLHISS, from the coding sequence ATGTCCAGACACCAGAGCGTCCCTGCCCTGTCTGAAATTTCATCTACAAGCTTTAGCAATATTCGTCTGATAGCCACAGATATGGATGGCACGCTAACTAGACGAGGAAAATTTACTCCCGCACTGTTACAAGCTTTAGAGGATTTAGCGGCAGATGACATTAAGGTGCTGATTGTTACAGGACGTTCTGCTGGCTGGGTGAGTGGATTGAGTAGCTTGATGCCAGTAGCAGGTGCTATGGCAGAAAATGGCGGTTTGTACTTTCCACCTGGGAACCATAAACCAGTAGTCTTAACACCCATTCCCGATTTAGTTAAACATCGCCAGCAGTTAGCTACAACTTTTGAGAATTTACAAACTAAATTTCCCCAAATCCAAGAATCCGCTGATAATCGCTTTCGCATCACCGACTGGACTTTTGATGTAGCTGGTTTGCTTCAAGATGAACTACAAACCCTAGATAATCTCTGTCAACAAATGGGTTGGGGATTTACCTATAGCAACGTGCAGTGTCACATTAAACCCCAAGGACAAGATAAAGCTGTGGGATTGTTGCAGGTATTGCGCGAATATTTGCCCCAGTACTCATCAGAAGAAATTGTTACTGTGGGTGATAGTCCCAATGATGAAAGTTTATTTGATCGGCGTTATTTTCCTGTTTCTGTAGGCGTGGCAAACGTGCTGGAATATGTGAATCAGTTAAAATATCAGCCTGCTTATATTACTAACGCTGCTGAAGGGGAAGGTTTTTGTGAGTTATCTAGTTATATTTTGAAAAGCTTGCACATCTCAAGTTAG
- the rcbX gene encoding RuBisCO chaperone RbcX, with protein sequence MNLKQIAKDTAKTLQSYLTYQALRTVLAQLGETNPPLELWLHNFSSGKIQNGESFLEQLLREKPDLALRIMTVREHIVEEIAEFLPEMVRTGIQQANMEQRRQHLERITQVVDTSNPSLQPEQQTTSDQNLDNLSN encoded by the coding sequence ATGAATCTTAAGCAAATTGCGAAGGACACAGCCAAAACTCTCCAAAGCTATCTGACTTATCAGGCTCTAAGGACAGTATTGGCACAGCTAGGCGAAACTAATCCGCCATTAGAACTTTGGTTGCATAACTTTTCGTCTGGCAAAATTCAAAATGGTGAGTCATTCCTTGAGCAACTGCTGCGAGAAAAACCAGATTTAGCTTTGCGAATCATGACTGTCAGAGAACACATTGTGGAAGAAATTGCAGAATTTTTACCGGAAATGGTTCGCACTGGCATTCAACAAGCCAATATGGAGCAGCGTCGCCAGCATTTAGAACGCATCACACAAGTAGTAGACACATCTAACCCCAGTCTGCAACCAGAACAGCAAACAACTTCAGATCAGAATTTGGATAACTTATCCAATTAG